The nucleotide window GATGTCCGTGACATTATAGAAGAAGAAGATTCGGTGATTGTCTATGCAGAGCCAGACCAATTCCATGCCGTGCAAGAAGCATTTAAGCAAGCAGGGATTACGGACTTTACCGTTGCCGAATTAACTATGCTGCCTCAAAATGAAATTACACTTCCTGAAGATGGACTAGCAAAATTTGAAAAAATGATTGATGTATTAGAAGAATTAGAAGACGTGCAACAAGTGTACCACAATGTGGATTTAGGTGAATAAAAAAGCAAAAAAAGTAGCGACTAAATTATTTAGTTGCTACTTTTTTTACCTGCCCCGAAATCGAACCCTTTATTTTCAGTTTGCTTTTTATTATTTTTTGCTATAGATAAAATAAATATCGTGGCAATTATGAAAATAGAGCCAATCCACTCAGCCGCACCAAAGGGAACATGGAGCCAAGCAACGGCCAAAAAGGCCGCGGATAATGGCTCGACACAGGCGAGAAGACTTGCATCAGAAGCACTGATGTATTTCAAACTCTCCATATAGCAAAAGAAGGCCATCAACGTGCCACAAATAACCACAAACACGACCGCTAAGAAGGATGTCAGACTCCAATCACCTTGAAACTTCCAGGGAGGATGGATGAAACTAAAGCCGATGCCGCCAATGGTCATCCCCCAGCCAACCGTCATCAATGAACCCCATTTTGATAATAAGCCGCCCGGATAGAGCGTGTAAAATGCGAGGGCAAATGCGGAAAGAATCCCCCAGAAAAATGCCATTCCTGTAATGGACAGGGAATGAACACTTCCTTTCGTTACTAAAAGAAAGGTTCCCAAAAGTGCGAGAATAATCGCCAACACTTCTTGTTTTCCTGGTAATGACTTTGCTCGTAGAAATAAATAGCTGGCAATAATCACTGGCGCCAAATACTGCAAGACGGTTGCTGTTGCCGCATTTCCATGCTCGATTGCAGCAAAATAGGTGTATTGAACGCCGAACATACCAATGATTCCAAAGATAATCAGACGGCCAACATCCTGTTTATTTTTCCATACACTCCAAATAGGTTGTTTCCCTACAGTTTGTGAAAACAGTAATAAGCCAATTCCTGAAAAAATAAGCCGTGTCACCACAAGCCAGTTGGTGCTGAAACCTTGCTGATGAAATAGGTACTGAGCAACGGTGCCGGATACTCCCCAAAAGGTTGCGGCAATGAGCACTAAGACAATTCCCTTCACCCTTGAGTGGGGCAATGCTGCACTGTGTGAATTCATGTTTCCCCTCCCAAAACGAAAGCCATTCAGACTATTAATATATAATTATAACAAAAATTATATCACTTTTCAGAAAGAAGGATTGAAAAATCGTTCAAATTTCCATTATCTCTATTTTTAGTAGTAATGACGGGAGCAAGATATCGATATCCTTTTGCTAGCTTTTATATATCTTATAATTATCATACTGATATTTCACTGATAGCAACGTGCAGCCATCAACTTTCAGGAAATTTATTCATTAGGGATTCATTCCAAGACGTATTTTCGCTTTAATCCTTTAACGTATGCTATTATACAAGATAATACATATGGAGAGGATGAAAATGGTGTCAGTAGAAAGCGTTAAAACCTATTTTAAACAATGGAATCGTGAAATGGATATCATGGAATTTGAAACATCAAGTGCTACTGTTGATCAAGCCGCGGAAACGATTGGGGTAATCCCAGCACGAATCGCCAAAACATTATCCTTTCGGGGGAATGAGGAAAAAGCCATCCTAATTGTTGCTGCTGGTGATGCCAAGGTCGATAATAAAAAGTTTCGGCAAAAATTTGGATTCAAACCGCGAATGCTCACACCAGATGAAGTGCTTGAGCAAACAGGACATGCCATCGGCGGGGTTTGCCCATTCGGTTTGAAAAACGAAATTGACGTTTTCCTTGATATATCGATGCAACGATTCGAGACCCTATTCCCGGCCTGTGGCAGCACGAACTCTGCCATTGAGTTATCAAAGGATGAAATTCTTCAATATTCTTCAGCCGTAGAATGGGTTGATGTGTGCAAAGGATGGGAAGACGAAGCCCTATTAAAAGACAGCCAGCAACTTGAAGTGTAAATAACAATGGTTGTGAATAACGGTGAATTTTTATATTTTGCTGAGGACGGAGCTTGTTATATGCTGAGAAAAATAATCAAATAAATTGAACCCACGTTCATTTTTAGGCGTGGGTTTTTAACCTTATCTTGGTGTAATCGGCTTAACAGAAATAGCTGGAGTATAACTTGTGACCACACAGCCTTCCAGATGATTAGGTTGAAGAAATCCTAAATTTAGTGCTGCTTTAATTTTTCCATCATCCGGCTTTTTTACAACTTGTATAAGTTCATTCATCTGTAATTCTTCTAATCTTTTTATCGTTTCATCCTCATTGTACTTTTCTGTCTTTCGAATCTGCCTTTGCAGCTTGAAACCACTGATGGTGATTTCGGCTTTATGATTGGATCCGACAAGATTATTAAAATAGGTTTGAAATGCATCCTTTAATTGATTCATTTCCAGTTCCATTTCTTTTTTCTGTTTATTCAGCTCGTAATACCTGACTAACATCTCACCTGTAATCAAGGAATCATTGTTACTAAACAACTTCCTCGCCTCCTTACGAACGTATATTCCATTTTATGATGCGTATCGGAAAATATAACCAATTGAACTGAATTAAAAAACAATTGCATTCTTCCCAATATAATGGCAAGCTTAAGTATGATAAAAACTTCATTGGAAAGAACTTTATAGGTGATGAATATGATTGAAATAAAAACTTCAAAGCTAAGCGATGGCGAATTAAATAGAGGTGTATTTGCAACAGAAGATATTGCAAAAGGGAAGCTGATTCATGCGGCACCCGTAATTCCTTACCCTAATGAGGAGCATGTTCACATTGAAAAGACCTTGCTTGCTGATTATGCATTTGAGTATGGGGTAAACCACACCGCGTTTGTTTTAGGATATGGGATGTTGTTTAACCATTCGTATGAACCCAATGCCACGTATGAAATAAATTTTCCAAATCACACGTTTGACTTCTATGCATACAAGGATATCAAAGCGGGTGAAGAAATCCTCATCAACTATAATGGTGACGAGGACGACCAAGAACCACTTTGGTTCCATAAGGATGAAAAAAGTGCTTCTGAAGAAGAGTAAACAAAAAAGGATAGATAGTGGCAGTTTTTTTCTGCTCTATCTATCCTTTTTTTGTTTTTTTAAAACTTTCTAAAGGAATGTGTCGTCTAAGATGTATCAAGGGAGGGACAAAAGTGGAGGAATTGACAGCGGAAGTAATTGAAACAGAAGATAAAGAAACCCTAATAGATGAAATTATGACTAGATATGGGCAGGACATCTTACAACTTGTTTATTCATATGTGAAAAATAAAGGGCTAGCTGAAGATCTAACCCAGGATATTTTTATTAAATGTTACAATTCTCTTCATACATATAGCGGTAAATCGCAGCTGCGGACATGGCTATGGCGCATTGCCATCAATCATTGCAAGGACTACCTGAAGAGCTGGTATACTAGGAACGTCGTCACGACTGACGAAGAACCGACAAACAGTCAAACAAAAAAGGAAATGGTCGAGCAGGTCGTCATTCAGAAAGAAGAGGATGATGAATTGATTTCTGCGGTTATGACACTGCCGATTAAATATCGAGAGGTGCTATATCTCTTTTATTATGAGGAATTGCCGATTAAAGAAATCGCAGCTGTTACAAATACGGTTGAAAACACAGTGAAAACAAGATTAAAACGGGCGAAAGAACTTATGAAAGAACGATTGGAGGCATAGAACATGGAGGATCGTTTAAAGAATTTAAGAAAATCAATGAATCGAACTACCTTTTCACAGTTGAATTTTACCGAAAAGCATCGAAAAGACATTCGTGAAAAAATCAAACAACAGGAAGAAAATGAAGAGGATGTTCTATATGCTGTCCTGCAGCTACTTGTCAACGAAAGAACGGGATTTGAATTAGTAAAACTTTTACGGGGTAGAGGCATCAGGAAATTCGAGGATAACGAAGGATCTCTCTACATTCTGCTCCACCGTTTAGAGCAGAATCAATGGATTCAAGCGACGTGGCAAAGATCTAAGGCGAAATATTACCAGTTAACTAATAAAGGGAAAAAAATCTTGCAAAAAGCGGGTAAGAATCAAACGAAAAAAGGGTTTGTTTTACATGAATTGCTGGAGGGGTGAGACGGACGTGGCAAATAAGAAGTTTATTTTTTTGAAAGAGGTAACAGAACAAATTAAATCGAAGGAGGCCAAGAAGGTTGTAGCCACTGAATTAGGTTTTCATATCCAGGAAGCCAAAAATTTATTAATAGAGATGGGATTACCGGAAGCAGAGGCTGAGGAAAAAGCCATTGAACAAATGGGTAGCCCGAGCAAATTAGGGAAACAGATGAATAGGCTGCACAAGCCCAAGGTAGATTGGTTTATGATCATCCTATTGGTGACAACATTGGGACTTGGATTTTTACCGTTAGCTTCACTTGGATACTTGGAGGATACGACACATTTTGCTTTTACGAAAAGCATTACTGTTTTACTAGGAGCTTCTGCAGCTATAGGAATCATGTTAATCGATTTTCGTAAATGGAAAACACGTGGGTGGATGTTTTACACTTTAGGCGTTCTCTTTTTACTTATCATCAAATTTCTTTCTAATACCATGATTAATGGGGTACCGCTCCTTAGAATCCCGTCAATTATTACCTTAGAAAGCTCAATGGTATTGCCCTTATTTTTCCTTGGTTGGGCTTCATTTTTTAGTAACGAGCGGCTTAAAATTTGGCAATTTTTTATATTGTTTTTCATCCCATTGCTCTTATTATTAGCAGTATCAAATATAACAACTCCCTTTATGTATACTGTTATGGTCATGGGAATGTTTTGGTGGAGTAAATTTAGCAGAAAAAAAATGATGGTTATTGGAGGAATAACCTTCTGTTTATTCCTGATTATGGCGTTGGTTTCTTTAGAACGTCTTAAGAGTTATCAACTAGGAAGAATTCTGGCCTTTATAACCCCCGAAAAATCTTCGGGTGGAGCAAGTTATATGATTTTACGAGTGAATGAATTAATGTCAAAAGCCGGTTGGTTTGGTAACCATGGGAATAAAGAGTTTATTCCATCAGCACATACGGATTTAGTTTTTGTGAGTTTAACCTATACATACGGCTGGCTTTTTGCAATTGCTTTATTTGTCATCCTAACCCTAATTATGGTGAGATTTATTGTAATCTCTAATAAAATTCATGATTCTTATGCCAAACTTCTTTTGTTTGGTGCAGTGGGACTTTATGGGGTTCAGCTGGTTTGTAACGTGGGAATGGCACTTGGCGTCTTTCCACAAACCTCGATATCCTTGCCTTTTATTAGCTATGGGTTAATGCCAGTATTGCTAAATTCCTTTTTAATTGGAATTGTGATGAGTATATATCGACGGAAAGAATTACTATCAAACCGTTTCGTTTAAGATTTGGGTCATGCATGCCTAAATAGTTAAGAAAAAACAGGACATCCGCCTATGCCTTTTCATGATTTCAACATAG belongs to Neobacillus sp. OS1-2 and includes:
- a CDS encoding EamA family transporter: MNSHSAALPHSRVKGIVLVLIAATFWGVSGTVAQYLFHQQGFSTNWLVVTRLIFSGIGLLLFSQTVGKQPIWSVWKNKQDVGRLIIFGIIGMFGVQYTYFAAIEHGNAATATVLQYLAPVIIASYLFLRAKSLPGKQEVLAIILALLGTFLLVTKGSVHSLSITGMAFFWGILSAFALAFYTLYPGGLLSKWGSLMTVGWGMTIGGIGFSFIHPPWKFQGDWSLTSFLAVVFVVICGTLMAFFCYMESLKYISASDASLLACVEPLSAAFLAVAWLHVPFGAAEWIGSIFIIATIFILSIAKNNKKQTENKGFDFGAGKKSSN
- a CDS encoding YbaK/EbsC family protein, with protein sequence MSVESVKTYFKQWNREMDIMEFETSSATVDQAAETIGVIPARIAKTLSFRGNEEKAILIVAAGDAKVDNKKFRQKFGFKPRMLTPDEVLEQTGHAIGGVCPFGLKNEIDVFLDISMQRFETLFPACGSTNSAIELSKDEILQYSSAVEWVDVCKGWEDEALLKDSQQLEV
- a CDS encoding SET domain-containing protein codes for the protein MIEIKTSKLSDGELNRGVFATEDIAKGKLIHAAPVIPYPNEEHVHIEKTLLADYAFEYGVNHTAFVLGYGMLFNHSYEPNATYEINFPNHTFDFYAYKDIKAGEEILINYNGDEDDQEPLWFHKDEKSASEEE
- a CDS encoding sigma-70 family RNA polymerase sigma factor; its protein translation is MEELTAEVIETEDKETLIDEIMTRYGQDILQLVYSYVKNKGLAEDLTQDIFIKCYNSLHTYSGKSQLRTWLWRIAINHCKDYLKSWYTRNVVTTDEEPTNSQTKKEMVEQVVIQKEEDDELISAVMTLPIKYREVLYLFYYEELPIKEIAAVTNTVENTVKTRLKRAKELMKERLEA
- a CDS encoding PadR family transcriptional regulator; translation: MEDRLKNLRKSMNRTTFSQLNFTEKHRKDIREKIKQQEENEEDVLYAVLQLLVNERTGFELVKLLRGRGIRKFEDNEGSLYILLHRLEQNQWIQATWQRSKAKYYQLTNKGKKILQKAGKNQTKKGFVLHELLEG
- a CDS encoding FtsW/RodA/SpoVE family cell cycle protein encodes the protein MNCWRGETDVANKKFIFLKEVTEQIKSKEAKKVVATELGFHIQEAKNLLIEMGLPEAEAEEKAIEQMGSPSKLGKQMNRLHKPKVDWFMIILLVTTLGLGFLPLASLGYLEDTTHFAFTKSITVLLGASAAIGIMLIDFRKWKTRGWMFYTLGVLFLLIIKFLSNTMINGVPLLRIPSIITLESSMVLPLFFLGWASFFSNERLKIWQFFILFFIPLLLLLAVSNITTPFMYTVMVMGMFWWSKFSRKKMMVIGGITFCLFLIMALVSLERLKSYQLGRILAFITPEKSSGGASYMILRVNELMSKAGWFGNHGNKEFIPSAHTDLVFVSLTYTYGWLFAIALFVILTLIMVRFIVISNKIHDSYAKLLLFGAVGLYGVQLVCNVGMALGVFPQTSISLPFISYGLMPVLLNSFLIGIVMSIYRRKELLSNRFV